In Halococcus agarilyticus, a single window of DNA contains:
- a CDS encoding ribonuclease H-like domain-containing protein yields MRIENSFIPVHGVGEATERRLWAEGITHWDAFDGSSVGATTERRIREFIATARDRLDAGDAAFFDDAFPSSSRWRLYENFRNATCFFDIETTGLDARHSDVTTVSFHRAGETTTLVRGEDLTRTAVEEQLADASLLVTFNGKRFDVPFLERSFDLDIDRPHIDLMYPCRQLGLTGGLKPIERAVGIERDRPELSGRDAVRLWHQYERGDDRALSTLVSYNRADTVNLESLMDVVTGRLHDEVFATDDEA; encoded by the coding sequence GTGCGCATCGAGAACAGCTTCATCCCCGTCCACGGCGTCGGGGAGGCGACCGAACGCCGGCTCTGGGCGGAGGGCATCACCCACTGGGACGCGTTCGACGGTTCGAGCGTCGGCGCGACGACCGAGCGCCGCATCCGCGAGTTCATCGCGACCGCGCGCGACCGCCTCGACGCGGGCGACGCCGCCTTCTTCGACGACGCCTTCCCCTCGTCGAGTCGGTGGCGACTCTACGAGAACTTCCGGAACGCGACCTGTTTTTTCGACATCGAGACCACGGGCCTCGACGCACGTCACAGCGACGTGACGACCGTGAGCTTTCACCGTGCCGGCGAGACGACCACGCTCGTCCGCGGAGAGGATCTCACCCGGACAGCGGTCGAAGAACAGCTCGCCGACGCTAGCCTCCTGGTGACGTTCAACGGCAAGCGCTTCGACGTCCCCTTCCTCGAACGTTCGTTCGACCTCGACATCGACCGCCCACACATCGATCTCATGTACCCGTGCCGCCAGCTCGGGCTCACCGGTGGGCTGAAACCAATCGAACGCGCGGTCGGGATCGAGCGCGATCGGCCGGAGCTCTCGGGGCGGGACGCGGTCCGGCTGTGGCACCAGTACGAACGCGGCGACGATCGCGCGCTCTCGACCCTGGTGTCGTACAACCGTGCCGACACGGTGAACCTCGAATCGCTCATGGACGTCGTCACCGGTCGGCTCCACGACGAGGTCTTCGCCACGGACGACGAGGCCTGA
- a CDS encoding PGF-CTERM sorting domain-containing protein, producing MTRTHDTRRSLFLAGLVVLAAAVGTVAAVGTVGAQDGGNETGNETTMMNGTMGNETTMAGTTMDNGTMTNATDENVSIVAEPSAANASANHTVSAVVMGENATGNLTEVTVNYGESNASFGLVLSSLFSVTAGDTDATANATAATYGPNGQNLTIGFDESIEVSEGDQIMMTYGGVTNPPEAGNYTVGVAVNNGSFANTTLDVAEANESMMTTTGTEMTTTGMEGNMTTTGMEGNMTTTGMETTEGSTETATEGGGDTATDGGGGGEETTTSSGNGPGFTLIAGVVALLAAALVAARRE from the coding sequence ATGACACGAACGCACGATACACGTCGGAGCCTGTTCCTCGCCGGGCTGGTAGTGCTGGCAGCCGCAGTTGGCACTGTCGCCGCGGTCGGAACGGTCGGCGCACAGGACGGTGGCAACGAGACTGGAAACGAGACGACGATGATGAACGGGACCATGGGCAACGAGACGACCATGGCGGGGACGACCATGGACAACGGGACGATGACGAACGCGACGGACGAGAACGTCTCGATCGTGGCGGAGCCGAGCGCGGCGAACGCGAGCGCGAACCACACGGTCTCGGCGGTCGTGATGGGTGAGAACGCCACCGGGAACCTGACCGAGGTCACAGTCAATTACGGCGAGTCCAACGCGAGCTTCGGGCTGGTGTTGAGCTCGCTGTTCTCGGTGACCGCCGGCGACACGGACGCCACCGCGAACGCGACCGCGGCGACGTACGGGCCGAACGGCCAGAACCTCACGATCGGGTTCGACGAGTCGATCGAGGTCAGCGAGGGTGACCAGATCATGATGACCTACGGCGGCGTGACGAACCCGCCGGAAGCCGGCAACTACACCGTGGGCGTCGCGGTCAACAACGGCTCTTTCGCGAACACCACCCTCGACGTCGCCGAGGCCAACGAGTCGATGATGACCACGACCGGGACCGAGATGACGACCACCGGCATGGAAGGCAACATGACGACCACCGGCATGGAAGGCAACATGACGACCACCGGCATGGAGACGACCGAAGGCAGCACGGAGACCGCTACTGAAGGCGGCGGCGATACTGCCACTGACGGCGGCGGTGGCGGCGAAGAGACGACGACCAGCAGCGGTAACGGGCCGGGCTTCACGCTGATCGCCGGCGTGGTGGCGCTGCTCGCGGCCGCACTCGTCGCTGCACGGCGCGAATAA
- a CDS encoding PGF-CTERM sorting domain-containing protein — MTRTNERRRSLLLAGVMVLAAAVGAVGAAGTVGAQDGGNETGNASVENFYDPPADDPLNARFRDCCANTVDSTDGGVLNLNIVYGPADGETYDVEIAASGLSDDRVDKITFGNDTSLPPTDLDRTDIVGMNFTGVEAGEYDFTVSVVGEDATTTVPLEVTGEPSAEEPSNESAANETAEGATTANETTTNETTTNETANGTTSEPSANETEMGAENGTAMANGTANETTMGNGPMTNATDENVSIVVEPSAANASANHTVSAVVMGENATGNLTEVTVNYGESNASFGLVLSSLFSVTAGDTDATANATAATYGPNGQNLTIGFDESIEVSEGDQIMMTYGGVTNPPEAGNYTVGVAVNNGSFANTTLDVAEANESMMTTTGTSETETTGTETTEGDTTETTGMNGTTQGTDETTEGGATTAGNDGTTGGDGGETATDGGGGEQTTEAGGPGFTLIAGVVALLAAALVAARRD, encoded by the coding sequence ATGACACGAACGAACGAGAGACGTCGGAGCCTGCTTCTCGCTGGCGTGATGGTGCTGGCGGCCGCCGTCGGTGCGGTCGGCGCGGCCGGGACGGTCGGTGCACAGGACGGCGGCAACGAGACCGGCAACGCGAGCGTGGAGAACTTCTACGACCCGCCGGCGGACGATCCGCTGAACGCACGCTTTCGGGACTGCTGTGCCAACACCGTCGACTCGACCGACGGCGGCGTACTCAATTTGAACATCGTCTACGGTCCGGCGGACGGAGAGACGTACGACGTCGAGATCGCCGCGTCGGGGCTCAGCGACGATCGGGTCGACAAGATCACCTTCGGCAACGACACGAGCCTGCCGCCGACCGATCTCGATCGGACCGACATCGTCGGCATGAACTTCACCGGCGTCGAGGCCGGCGAGTACGACTTCACCGTGAGCGTCGTCGGCGAGGACGCGACGACCACGGTCCCGCTCGAAGTCACCGGCGAACCGTCGGCCGAGGAGCCCTCGAACGAATCCGCGGCAAACGAGACGGCCGAGGGAGCCACGACGGCCAACGAGACGACGACCAACGAGACGACGACCAACGAGACGGCGAACGGGACCACGTCGGAGCCGTCGGCCAACGAGACCGAAATGGGAGCCGAGAACGGCACGGCGATGGCGAACGGGACGGCCAACGAGACGACCATGGGCAACGGGCCGATGACGAACGCGACGGACGAGAACGTCTCGATCGTGGTGGAGCCGAGCGCGGCGAACGCGAGCGCGAACCACACGGTCTCGGCGGTCGTGATGGGTGAGAACGCCACCGGGAACCTGACCGAGGTCACAGTCAATTACGGCGAGTCCAACGCGAGCTTCGGGCTGGTGTTGAGCTCGCTGTTCTCGGTGACCGCCGGCGACACGGACGCCACCGCGAACGCGACCGCGGCGACGTACGGGCCGAACGGCCAGAACCTCACGATCGGGTTCGACGAGTCGATCGAGGTCAGCGAGGGTGACCAGATCATGATGACCTACGGCGGCGTGACGAACCCGCCGGAAGCCGGCAACTACACCGTGGGCGTCGCGGTCAACAACGGCTCCTTCGCGAACACCACCCTCGACGTCGCCGAGGCCAACGAGTCGATGATGACCACGACCGGGACGAGCGAAACGGAGACCACCGGAACCGAGACGACCGAGGGCGACACGACGGAGACGACCGGGATGAACGGTACGACGCAGGGAACGGACGAGACGACAGAAGGCGGGGCCACCACCGCCGGCAACGACGGAACCACCGGCGGTGACGGCGGGGAGACCGCCACGGACGGTGGTGGCGGCGAGCAGACGACCGAGGCCGGCGGGCCGGGCTTCACGCTGATCGCCGGCGTGGTGGCGCTGCTCGCGGCCGCACTCGTCGCTGCACGGCGCGACTGA
- a CDS encoding MaoC family dehydratase, whose translation MVGRYYEDYDEGETIEHEKRRTVSESDNQRFCDMTMNQQPLHLDGEFAEESQFGERLVNGLYTMSLAVGLTIPDTSDGTIVANLSYDDVEHPSPVFHGDTIRARSTVVEKRETSDGERGVVTIHVEAFNQDDDLVCEFDRTTLSLKREHVE comes from the coding sequence ATGGTCGGCCGCTACTACGAGGACTACGACGAGGGCGAGACCATCGAGCACGAGAAACGCCGGACGGTGAGCGAGAGCGACAACCAGCGCTTCTGTGACATGACGATGAACCAGCAGCCGCTCCACCTCGACGGCGAGTTCGCCGAGGAGAGCCAGTTCGGCGAGCGACTCGTCAACGGGCTCTACACCATGAGCCTCGCGGTCGGCCTCACGATCCCGGACACGTCGGATGGAACCATCGTCGCCAACCTCTCGTACGACGACGTCGAACATCCCTCCCCGGTCTTTCACGGCGACACGATCCGCGCGCGTTCGACCGTCGTCGAGAAGCGCGAGACCAGCGACGGCGAGCGCGGCGTCGTCACCATACACGTCGAGGCGTTCAACCAAGACGACGATCTCGTCTGTGAGTTCGACAGGACGACGCTCTCGCTGAAGCGCGAGCACGTCGAGTGA
- a CDS encoding HpcH/HpaI aldolase/citrate lyase family protein — protein MVRRSVLFTPGDRPEMCRKAPETGADVVVFDLEDAVAPARKAEARTAVADVLTSGLDPDCEVCVRVTADDAAADLDVLLDDTPDELRLDALMLPKVETSEDVRRLANQATEREHDLPVFALVETARGVLHAEGIAAAEPTTAVCFGAEDLAADVGASRTEEGTEVLYAREHAVLAASAAGVDAIDTVFTDIENRERLRTETEFAAELGYDGKMAIHPAQVDPINDAYTPSPERVAWAERVLDARAEADADGRGVFRVDGEMIDAPLIAQAERVIERANAAGR, from the coding sequence ATGGTCCGCAGAAGCGTGCTGTTCACGCCCGGTGATCGACCCGAGATGTGCCGAAAGGCTCCCGAGACTGGCGCGGATGTCGTGGTGTTCGACCTCGAGGACGCGGTCGCGCCCGCCCGGAAAGCCGAGGCCCGCACGGCGGTCGCTGACGTGCTCACCTCCGGGCTCGATCCCGACTGTGAGGTCTGCGTTCGGGTCACGGCCGACGACGCGGCCGCCGATCTCGACGTCCTCCTCGACGACACGCCCGACGAACTCCGTCTCGATGCGCTCATGCTGCCGAAGGTCGAAACGAGCGAGGACGTTCGCCGGCTCGCCAACCAGGCCACCGAGCGCGAGCACGATCTCCCGGTGTTCGCACTGGTCGAGACCGCTCGGGGTGTGCTCCACGCCGAGGGGATCGCCGCCGCCGAGCCCACGACCGCGGTGTGTTTCGGCGCTGAGGACCTCGCGGCCGACGTCGGGGCGAGCCGAACCGAGGAGGGAACGGAAGTGCTCTATGCCCGCGAACACGCCGTTCTCGCGGCGAGCGCAGCCGGCGTCGACGCTATCGATACGGTCTTCACCGACATCGAGAACAGGGAGCGACTCCGGACTGAGACCGAGTTCGCCGCCGAACTCGGCTACGACGGCAAGATGGCGATCCATCCCGCCCAGGTCGACCCGATCAACGACGCCTACACCCCGAGTCCGGAGCGCGTCGCGTGGGCCGAGCGCGTACTCGACGCGCGAGCCGAGGCCGACGCCGACGGCCGGGGCGTGTTCCGGGTCGACGGCGAGATGATCGACGCGCCGCTGATCGCCCAGGCCGAACGAGTGATCGAACGAGCGAACGCCGCCGGTCGCTGA
- a CDS encoding Glu/Leu/Phe/Val family dehydrogenase: protein MSEQVNPFESLQEQVDDAAAYLDMSDDQLERLKHPERVLETTLSIEADDGSLASFKAFRSQFNGDRGPYKGGIRYHPNVSRDEVKALSGWMAYKCAVVDIPYGGGKGGIIIDPKEYSTAELERITRAFATELRPLIGPDRDIPAPDVNTGQREMNWIKDTYETLENTTAPGTVTGKAIASGGSEGRVEATGRSVMLTAREAFDYLGTDVADATVAVQGYGNAGAIAARLLDERGATVVAVSDSSGAVYDDDGLDAAAVKDHKNETGSVVDYADADEELSNEELLTLDVDLLIPAALENAIDADIAQDVAADVIVEAANGPLTPEADDVLADRDVYVLPDVLANAGGVTVSYFEWVQNRRRFYWSEERVNDELETVIVNAFDGLVATFEERDLPTFRMAAYVVAIRRILDAHEEGGTFP from the coding sequence ATGTCCGAGCAGGTGAATCCGTTCGAGAGCCTCCAGGAACAGGTCGACGACGCCGCAGCCTACCTCGACATGTCCGACGATCAGCTCGAACGGCTCAAACACCCCGAGCGCGTGCTCGAAACCACCCTCTCGATCGAGGCCGACGACGGGTCATTGGCGAGCTTCAAGGCCTTCCGCTCGCAGTTCAACGGCGATCGCGGCCCCTACAAGGGCGGGATCCGATATCACCCGAACGTCTCCCGCGACGAGGTCAAGGCGCTCTCGGGCTGGATGGCGTACAAGTGCGCAGTCGTCGACATTCCCTACGGCGGCGGCAAGGGCGGCATCATCATCGATCCCAAGGAGTACTCCACAGCCGAACTCGAACGGATCACCCGCGCGTTCGCGACCGAGCTCCGGCCGCTGATCGGTCCGGATCGGGACATCCCCGCGCCCGACGTCAACACCGGCCAGCGCGAGATGAACTGGATCAAGGACACCTACGAGACCCTCGAAAACACGACTGCACCGGGCACCGTCACCGGCAAGGCGATCGCGTCGGGCGGCAGCGAGGGCCGGGTCGAGGCCACGGGCCGCTCGGTGATGCTCACCGCGCGCGAGGCGTTCGACTATCTGGGTACCGATGTCGCGGATGCGACGGTCGCCGTGCAGGGCTACGGCAACGCTGGCGCGATCGCGGCCCGCCTCCTCGACGAGCGCGGTGCGACGGTGGTCGCGGTCTCGGATTCGAGCGGCGCAGTGTACGACGACGATGGCCTCGACGCCGCGGCCGTCAAGGACCACAAAAACGAGACCGGCAGCGTCGTCGACTACGCCGACGCCGACGAGGAGCTCTCGAACGAGGAGCTGCTCACCCTCGATGTCGATCTCCTGATCCCGGCGGCGCTCGAAAACGCCATCGACGCCGACATCGCGCAAGACGTCGCGGCCGACGTGATCGTCGAGGCCGCGAACGGGCCGCTGACGCCCGAGGCCGACGACGTTCTGGCCGACCGCGACGTCTACGTCCTCCCCGACGTGCTCGCCAACGCCGGCGGTGTCACGGTCTCGTACTTCGAGTGGGTGCAAAATCGCCGTCGGTTCTACTGGTCCGAGGAGCGCGTCAACGACGAGCTCGAAACGGTGATCGTGAACGCCTTCGACGGACTCGTCGCAACGTTCGAGGAGCGCGATCTACCGACGTTCCGGATGGCGGCCTACGTCGTCGCCATCCGGCGCATCCTCGACGCCCACGAAGAGGGCGGTACGTTCCCCTGA